From the Deinococcus misasensis DSM 22328 genome, one window contains:
- a CDS encoding PhzF family phenazine biosynthesis protein has translation MPELKFYTLDVFTDQPFGGNPLAVVFGGEELSSQQMQTIAREFNLSETVFVLPPEGKGDHRVRIFTPGSEMPFAGHPTIGTAILLALLGKTAGLDRVVLEENAGLVPVVYRWENGLPTHAELTSPTPPEFRKAEVSAAQVAEVLGVLEKHILDLEAVSCGAPYLLVRVKHHEDLQNIRFNVPLWEKHLQGCWAKNLYVFFGAQDCLYTRMFAPELGVLEDPATGSAAVTLAAHLGNRIVEDLDYTWVVHQGIEMGRPSRLEITAVKFEMEVTETRVGGSAVQMMEGTLRI, from the coding sequence ATGCCTGAATTGAAGTTTTACACCCTTGACGTGTTCACCGATCAACCTTTTGGAGGCAACCCTCTGGCCGTGGTTTTTGGAGGAGAGGAACTGTCCAGCCAGCAAATGCAAACCATTGCCAGAGAATTCAACCTGTCTGAAACGGTTTTTGTGCTGCCTCCTGAAGGGAAGGGAGACCATCGGGTTCGGATTTTCACGCCGGGCAGTGAGATGCCTTTTGCCGGTCACCCCACCATCGGAACAGCCATTTTGCTGGCACTGCTCGGGAAAACTGCGGGTCTGGACCGGGTGGTTCTGGAGGAAAATGCAGGTCTGGTCCCGGTCGTTTACCGCTGGGAAAACGGGCTTCCCACCCATGCCGAATTGACTTCTCCGACCCCTCCAGAGTTCCGCAAAGCGGAGGTGTCTGCTGCTCAGGTGGCAGAGGTGCTCGGGGTTCTAGAAAAACACATTCTGGATCTGGAGGCGGTGTCCTGTGGTGCACCTTATTTGCTGGTCAGGGTCAAGCACCATGAAGACCTGCAAAACATCCGTTTCAATGTGCCCCTCTGGGAGAAGCACCTGCAAGGATGCTGGGCCAAAAACCTTTATGTGTTTTTTGGGGCGCAAGACTGTCTTTACACCAGAATGTTTGCACCAGAGTTGGGGGTTCTGGAGGATCCAGCCACGGGCAGTGCGGCTGTGACTCTGGCTGCCCATCTGGGGAACCGCATCGTGGAGGATCTGGATTACACCTGGGTGGTGCATCAGGGCATTGAAATGGGCCGTCCCAGCCGTCTGGAAATCACAGCGGTCAAATTCGAAATGGAGGTCACCGAAACCCGGGTGGGAGGCAGTGCCGTGCAGATGATGGAAGGCACCTTGCGCATCTGA